The window tacagtttgaagctggaggatctctatataaatatccgatagcagctaggtccgctaactttcagcagctgttgaaaggataaagttgtggtatgtcagtggttagaaataccatcattactttaggattagtttaacacaaagtcagggctgacccgggaccattgctgtgagtcacagtgcgcagcataaaggtcCTTTCACATTGGatgcaggatgtgctgctaatgctaactgctaactaaaagcaaaggatcaagaatttgttgcgctggctgctgagctctgtgggtttttgcagcagctctacctgtactagatgcacctgctccttgttgtttctatctctgactttatgtcctctacaagagtttctgggtttttttgctagttcttcaaatgttcatgtatgctaattcataacgaacaACGAACAATacagctttgtaatgaagactgtcatttccaaaacactgcccacCCCCCGCGGTCCACAGCGCTGTATTAAAcacgtagacctgtgacacaaaaatcaccaaactcggacgaccacagactgttttccttcgtggtgatgaaggaaaacgctgggttggcatgtaaaagggcatttattcccttcaaagacctgcagttcaaaaaagtgcccctccgacagacaaacccatctgttctgtgattggattgttacatttgtgattgacatgacattgaccaatcagatgacaggaagaaaaatagggtcaaaattcgtacttgtaacttgcaggggggtttttggctaagtccacacacaaatctttcttacacatacaaatcttttttacgcacgcacaaattctttttacacatacaaatcctgatttacaagtacaaaatatttatgaccacattttgagcccatagtaATTGACTTGACTCCATTTGAGTGcgcacaaagtaaactgcacacTTTAGTTGTGAAGCGAAAACACTGAAATGGCAGTAATAACACGTACGAGGGGAACGATAACGAAGACGAGATGCTCCTGATCGTTACtcttgctgtcctgtgaacagcatcggcgtggtgttaattgtttgctTTTGATTTTGCCATCGCCCCGTGAATGAGAACATGACCAGGTAAACCCGCAACccgctgcgcgctcccgcgggcggtaatcacgatcactgtctagcacaacacctggagctcagggggcaaaacaatcgcatgagtgctgctgtttgactgaggaagaataaagtagtcatggtaagccaatcacatgaccacttaaagatgacaaagcaacacggtgatatataccagtttataaattgtgttgatagtttatttttatttatagatTTATAGGCCACgtaaaccagagtcatgataaacaatatatacgtgttttttcctcaatagtttcatcatgtaaggacagcgctagcaagcactctggggaagttttaggagtgtgggtgtgtgtgtgtgggtgagagagagagagggagagcagaaaaagagagagcgagttttgagatgtgagagatttgtgacgtttagcgtgtttggagtgtgtagttaatgtgttgtcttgtgtagttagtgtgtagtgttgtgtttgtgttgtgtgtcagaacaatgaggcgactgctgtctccagatagaaacagcagtgatacacctgctgctgtcagacctgcaggtatcaggctgtgatgttctcctttatagtggacagaaattatttttttggagtggcacaaataatttgtgtgtcatcttattgaagaacagctgattgttctgtaaatagtttgaaatggttatttaaaaaatcaaggtaaaagataaatggctgcaaataactttgttgtttgcaaaacttgtgcataggatttttaaattgacaaattatatttgcatttaaagttatgaaatatgattcattaaacatgtttgtggttgttacagtaaaaatataactttttctactcttattttatattttttgtctgattttagatcaattgtgttaatacagtatgtcaaactgaaaacatgactgtaaattcagacacgtgaggttgtgctgatgataccaaacaagacaaagtaaatagtttttaaaggtgaaatgtggaggaaacatcaaaagtagttaaaaatgaccaattataccctggagcccacagggttaaacgtttttttttaagtaacgcaatagttacttttcaagtcattaattacttttagaatattgtaactcagttactaactcagttactttattgaagaagtaactagtaactataattaattactttttcaaagtaacctGCCCAACACGGCACACATCTGTTTGACCAACGCCAGTTGATTTGGATCAGCGGTCCAAACAATTTGAACGATTGttatgtttgcttttgtgttgaGTTTGACTGATATTTGCTGGATATCAAATGTTTTAAAGCTGTGCAACCTTTATCTGTACATAGCAGTTAAACTGTTTAGATCAATCTTTATTGATAAGATACATTATTCAGTTATGAATTACTGTGTACACAAGAATAAGTTAATGTATTAAGCTAAACTGGCTGAAAGTTTTGTATTATTCTTGTGAATGTTTTTATTGACCCTGTTTATTTAATGCAGGTCAGGTGGCCCTTTAGGGGTTTAAAATGCCGAGCCAATGAACGGCTGGGAGCAGGAATCTTTCTTCATTGAAGCTTCCACTTCCACTGGTCTGGTAGGAAGTTGTCAAAGACGATgctctgcctcctcctcctcctgagcatgaagcaggtatggaggagatccaggctccagacatccagaggccctcagagcacaagagagcaaggaagaccaacagaggggcagctgcGCCACTatcccggaaagagctgaggagagcccggATGAGGGgtcagccacggagcagaagccagggggggttgcagtgacatgcccgtgagctccaccggcagccagctgtgccagagtgaccgagccccaggctgagaggccgagggcaccccacccccgaaggagcccgagcgagccccaggttccaggccccgacaagcagccaccaggagtgagccagtgcgtacctggacgcccatccctggacacaaagaaccaccaacgcaccgatgtctgagggcgtccgccactggcagggggagtggtggggggagataggcctccatgccttggaggacctgagatgtccctagagaggtggcgtctgatacccaacctgacatatagacacagacatacaggcacacacagatacaaacatccattcccaccctcatgctctcatatgcaattactcagcagcaggtaagcgcagagcccctcctgatagccctcaatgtctacgtgtatttaaaattgagaggtgggcaacggcgccaggggtgaggttgtacaccctgatggtcttctggatgccgtgtagcgtgcccacccccaaggtcctatatgtatgtgttatgagagtgtgagtaatgtgaatgtctaagttgtgagataaaattgaggcacaggcagccagaaggggacagagggggggggatgcctcccctgcaccctggtgacacacctttaccccaaggccctgcatgtgtgggtgattgtggtggagcgggaagagggaggcagctggagatggggagggaaggaagggaggggcaaaggggcccaggcccatctggaccggggcccagttcagcagcgccgcccggccccacagagctcGGGACGGCCCACCCGATCCCACCACAGAGAAACTGCACCCACCCTGTCATCCACTTAtcctccagactacacaagacatagacacccaggctgagttcttcctccacctctcctgtatctcccccacctgcagagtgagttcctggagagaggagacctcctgcaagatgtaacagcctcccccaccagtctTCCATACAAACGTTAGACATGCAAACACTCAACACAGCAACACTGAAAGCATTTGAGTGTAAATTTCATTCAAATCAAACTTTATACACAATTACAATAATGGAAAAAAGTCTAAATATTAAAACACTACAACCGCcgaagaaacaaataaaaccaatCACAATCAACATCAAAATATGATCATAGaaaaatagaagaagaagatgacagCTCCAGctccccccacgaccctgaaaaggatatgtggaagcgaatggatggatggaaaaataGAAGAGACATATCACACAATTCATATACGTTCATGTGATCTCTATGTTCAAAAAACCCAATAACCTTGAATCCttcttttaaattacatttacatttctgctGGCAGCAAAGAAAttaatcaattcaattcaattcaattcaattcaattttatttatacagcgccaaatcacaacaaaagtcgcctcaaggcgctttatattgtacagtagatcgcacaataatatatatatatatatatataaatcagAAATTAACCACAATTAATCTGCAGCTTCATCAATGTGATGCTGAGTTTCTGACTGAAATTCAGTCTGAACATGTGTGACTCTGTtaaacagtcagagtgtttctctaacagcaGGAGCCTCTTTACACTCAACTTCACACAGACGAGCTGAGGAATGATCAAGCaaacttcttcttctgtcattTTTAACAGCAGCTTGCATCCAAAGATGTTGAACTACTGCCATCTCCTGGCTTTTACTCTTACTTCTCTTCCAGATCCTCAGATCCTCTTGATGAGATCAGTATttctcaaaaatgaaaaaccgCTCCTTTCACCTCATCATGACTTAACTGATTAACCACTTTTTCAAATGTAAGTTTCATTTCACCACCAGTTCCTACCCTCAACACTCTCCTTTGACTTCTATACTTCCTGCAACTAATAACCACATGTTCAACCGTCTCCATAGCATCACACCATCACATAACCCAGTCGGATGTTTCCCCATCATAAAAAGAGAACCATTCAGAAAGCAATGACCTGTTTGTTTTCTCCTGCTGCCTATTTAACCCACGACTCCTCTTAACTTCTATTGTGTTTTGTACCCCATGTCTCCCTTTTGTTCCATTATCCCATGCCATTCTCCAGAAGTTCTTACTTTGTGTCCAAACTATTCTTTTCCCTCAGATTTCAACAACGGTATCTGCACATCTATGTCTACTTTTTTAACAGCTGCTTTAGCCAACCTATCTGCTCTTTCATTACCCACAATACCTCGGTTGAGGGGGTCAGACCAGCACAGTCTCTTTCAGCACACATGGACATTTCATCAGTCTCATAGACACTGAGAACAATTTGTGTATGAGACTAAAGAAACAGTCCAAACATAATTGAACAAAAGGCCTCTAAAGTTCTGTGGTTGCCACATTTCCACATGACTGTTTAATTACAGCAAAAACCATAATTATAATTATCTTGATTGATATTGTAATCTCAGTTTTCAACACAATTGTTCATTAACTTAAACAATGTTACAAGATAAATATAcattcttagtgcttattttctgattagattgttttatgtattttaataagaGAGGCCTTTATAAACCAAGCCGATGAGGCGAACAGGAGACCGGTctaaaaagatttaaaggtaagcaCAGCCTGTTCAAAGAAAAAAGCCAATTGTGCAGATTGGATGaattctaaattatctgttcgcCGAGCTGATGATCTTCACCATTAAATTGGCTCAGTAGTggtgaaattaaagtaaattatAAAATCTGTTAAGTAGATTTCGGGTGACATGTCCATGGTGATTTTGGGTCATTTgtgataaataaaaagtaaagtcTGGGGAATATTTGATGAAAACTTGTTGTTAATGCTGGGGTGAATTTTAAAGTTGATGTGACGTGTGCTTAAAGTTGATGTGTTATGTGTGTCAATTGTGTTAAGTCAGCCAAGAAAAGAGATTAGATTAGGACATTCGGTTCTTCTTCTTCCTAGCGGTTTATATCCCGCGACGCAGGGTCCGCTATCTTGCATgccttcctccacttcttcctATCAAGGGCGTCTTCTGGTGTAACATTCACAGCCTTCATATCATCCTTGATTCGGTCCATCCAGCGCTTTTTTGGTCTTCCTTGTGGCCTGTTTCCCTCCAGATCTAATTGGTGGGCTGTCTTTGCGATAGAATTTTTATCGCTACGGACAACATGGCCATACCATCGGAGCCTCGCTTCTCGCATCTTGTCTGTGATCGGTGTCACTCCCCATTGTTTCCTGACCTCTTCGTTCCTCACTCGGTCAAGTCGTGTGAGACCCAGAGGCCACCTcagcatcttcatctccatggTGTGAAGAGCTTGTTCATGTTTGGTCATCGCTGGCCAGCACTCTGACCCGTAGAGTGCCACTGGGCGCACAATCGACTTATAGACTTTCGCCTTAAGATAGATTGGCATTCTCTTGTCGCATAAGACTCCACTCACCTGACGCCACTTCATCCACGCTGTGTTGACACGGAGTCTGGCGTCTGGCAGGGTTTCGCAGTCTGAGGTGACGAGGGACCCGAGGTACTTGAATTGGGCAACTTTAGTCAGCGGCTCGCCGTCGATAGTGATGGTACTGTTGGTCTGGGGGCCGCATTCAAGGTACTCTGTCTTCTTGATGTTCAGGCGCATGCCGTTTTCGGAGAGCCGGTCTTTCCATGCTTGTGTTTGGATTTGCAGGGCTAGgcagttttctgtttctgataggcacacatcatctgcatacagGAGGCTCCATGGATGTGGTGATTGCAGATCAGCCGTCGCGGTGTCCATACAGAGAGTGAACAGCAGGGGCGAGAGGGCCGAGCCTTGGTGGACACCAACGGTAATTGGGAAGGCTGGTGATATTCCCGCTGAACATCGGACCTCGCTTGTGACATTACGGTAGAGCAGCTGAGTCCATTTCACATAAGCTTCCGGGGCACCATGATTAGGACATTTGGTTAAGGGATTTAATTCCCAAATTGATTATAGGCTTGGACCCGAGCATCAGATAAATAAACTGGCGATTACAGTCCACAGTGGTGCttctaaatgtatttaatttgaTCTAGGACTGGGGTTGGACTCCTAGGAGCGCAGTGTTCAGCATGTGGCAACGACTCCTGATCGTGGACGCGCGGTAAGGCCTGGTGACGTCCAGTTAGCCCGGGTGGTTCCCGCGAGGATTCAAACTCCCGTTAATAACCAAGTGGTCGAGGATCACTTCTTTTCTGCACTGTTTGAACGAAGAGCTTGGCTCAGGCGTGACCATTTCAATGCGGGTGACAGGAACAGCTTTAAGTAAAGCTTCAGGCGCCAG is drawn from Pelmatolapia mariae isolate MD_Pm_ZW unplaced genomic scaffold, Pm_UMD_F_2 NODE_ptg000747l+_length_43236_cov_1, whole genome shotgun sequence and contains these coding sequences:
- the LOC134623559 gene encoding uncharacterized protein LOC134623559; the protein is MDTATADLQSPHPWSLLYADDVCLSETENCLALQIQTQAWKDRLSENGMRLNIKKTEYLECGPQTNSTITIDGEPLTKVAQFKYLGSLVTSDCETLPDARLRVNTAWMKWRQVSGVLCDKRMPIYLKAKVYKSIVRPVALYGSECWPAMTKHEQALHTMEMKMLRWPLGLTRLDRVRNEEVRKQWGVTPITDKMREARLRWYGHVVRSDKNSIAKTAHQLDLEGNRPQGRPKKRWMDRIKDDMKAVNVTPEDALDRKKWRKACKIADPASRDINR